In Bacteriovorax sp. Seq25_V, the genomic window TTATCCATATGCATTGGTCTCTCTCCAAACCAAACAATATGAGGACGAAGGTTTCCTTCTTTGAGGCAGCAAGGACAAGGTGTCGTTGCATGAATATCTTTTTTTATTGTGAGCGATCGACCTGTTTCGATACAACGCATTTTCAAGAGTTCTCCATGCATATGAATCACGTTTCGCGAACCTGATCTCTCATGAAGATCATCAACATTTTGAGTGATGATAGTAACAATTCCATTAAACTTTTCTTGAAGTTTTGAAAGTGCAAGGTGTGCAGGATTCGGGTGAACCTCTCCACTTAGAAGCTGTTGTCTTCTTAGATTATAGAAGCGATGAACCAGTTCTGGGTCTCTTTGAAAACCATCTGGAGAAGCTACTTCGTAGACACTATGATTTTCCCAAAGACCATTAGAGTCGCGGAATGTCATAATGCCGGACTCTGCAGAAATACCTGCTCCAGTTAGAATCACGATATGTTTTGGTTTCTTATTAAGCTTCACAATATATATTTTATACTATTAAATTAAAGGATAAAAGGAAATATATGGAACCATTATCACAGGCAATATTAGGTGTTATGGGTCAGGGACTCATTGAAGATAAGAAGCAAGATACAAGGAAGATTAAAGGGTGGCTATTAGGGGTGCTTGGCGGCATTGCCCCTGATATTGATTATCTCATTCGCATTGATTCTGATCCGCTTTTCACGATCGAATACCACCGACAATTTACTCATTCATTATTTTTTATTCCTTTTGGAAGTCTTCTCATTTGTTTCGTTCTCAAATTATTTAAGATCAAGGTGAAAGATAGTTACCCGTTTGTTTTTCTTGGTTATGCTACTCACGGCCTTCTTGACGCTTTTACAAATTACGGAACACAATTATGGTGGCCTTTTTCAAAAGCTAGAGTCGCCTGGAATTGTGTTGCTGTTGTTGATCCACTTTTAACGATTCCGCTACTGATATTGACTATTCTCTTCATTCGTTCTGGCAAGAAACTTTTTAACTGGATCTGCTGGAGTTACCTCGTTCTTTACTTAAGCTTTGGTGCCTTCCAGAAAATCCGTGTTCGCAAAGTGCTAGAAGATAATAATGGTTTGACTTCAAAAAATAGTCGCGTGATGATCAAGCCAACCATTGCAAATAACTTCATCTGGCGTGTTATTGAAGATGACGGTGAGCAACTTCACTTCTCTGCAGTTCGCCTAAGTCTATTTGGAGAGAATATCTTCTATCCAGGGGAAAGTGTGGTGAAAGTAAAACCAGACCAGGTTAAGGTCCTACTTGGTGAAAATAAAATTCAAATCTACGATTATGAAAGATTTAAGTACTTCACTGATGATTATCTCTTTTGGCTTGATGATAAATCTATTGCAGATGGCCGCTATAGTCTTCTACCTTTTGCAAAAGATCCTATTTGGCACATTGAATTTTCTCCACAGGGTCTAAGCTCTCACGTATCTTATGTGACAAAGCGACGTCCAAGTGAACTCGATAAACAACTTCTAAAGAAGGTGTGGCTTGGACAGAAGTTAGAGTAGTCTTAAGAGTGTTTCTCTAATTTCTTGATCGATATCATGAGTCTTTGTTGGAAGTGCAATAAATTCGCCTTTAAGCAATAGAGGGCGAAGCATCTCAAAAGAGCTCTGACTATTTTCAAAATTTACGATGGGATCACCCTCTGAGTGAATACTAAAAAGGTCAAAATCAATTTGTGAATTAAGCATATCGTACCGGTAGTTACAATTTATCCCAATAACTCTTCTCGTTGGAGCATAGACCTGTCCTAGAAAAGGTGAGAGGTAACCACCCTGACTATATCCCACAATCGTCGTGAGCCTATTCTCCGGATTTATTCTTGCCAAAAATGAGCTGAGCACCGAGCATGGATACTTGAAGTCGATATAATATTTTTGTTCAATTGTATTATAGAAATACCAAGCAAAACGGTATGAGATTTTATCGGCCCTTTGCTTTGGCATTGGAAACACACCATTTGGAATGATACAGTGATACTCATCAGTAATGATGTCTTTTAAAGACTCGTATATCTCCTGCGCATTTTGCCCATATCCGTGAAGGATAAGTAGCAGCTTCTTCGCGTGAGGATTTCCAAATTCTAAAAAATCTACTACAGACTCGGCCGGGACTAATATTCTCTTGCATTTCTCTATCATCAAATCATGATATACTACTTTGAGTGCTATTTTCAATTAAAGAATAGGTGATAATTGGACACAGTTTTTATTGAGGAAATTCTACTAGAAACCTTCTCATTCTATGAGTGGCAAAATATCGAGAAAGTTCTCATCTCTCTCAATCCCCAAGACCTCATCCTTATCGAATCCATTACACTTGATGAACTTAAAGAATCAATCGAAGTTCTGATCAAGCGTGGGCAGTTAGAAAGTAAAAAAATTAATGGGGAAATACAT contains:
- a CDS encoding alpha/beta hydrolase; the protein is MIEKCKRILVPAESVVDFLEFGNPHAKKLLLILHGYGQNAQEIYESLKDIITDEYHCIIPNGVFPMPKQRADKISYRFAWYFYNTIEQKYYIDFKYPCSVLSSFLARINPENRLTTIVGYSQGGYLSPFLGQVYAPTRRVIGINCNYRYDMLNSQIDFDLFSIHSEGDPIVNFENSQSSFEMLRPLLLKGEFIALPTKTHDIDQEIRETLLRLL
- a CDS encoding metal-dependent hydrolase, yielding MEPLSQAILGVMGQGLIEDKKQDTRKIKGWLLGVLGGIAPDIDYLIRIDSDPLFTIEYHRQFTHSLFFIPFGSLLICFVLKLFKIKVKDSYPFVFLGYATHGLLDAFTNYGTQLWWPFSKARVAWNCVAVVDPLLTIPLLILTILFIRSGKKLFNWICWSYLVLYLSFGAFQKIRVRKVLEDNNGLTSKNSRVMIKPTIANNFIWRVIEDDGEQLHFSAVRLSLFGENIFYPGESVVKVKPDQVKVLLGENKIQIYDYERFKYFTDDYLFWLDDKSIADGRYSLLPFAKDPIWHIEFSPQGLSSHVSYVTKRRPSELDKQLLKKVWLGQKLE
- the cobB gene encoding Sir2 family NAD+-dependent deacetylase, yielding MKLNKKPKHIVILTGAGISAESGIMTFRDSNGLWENHSVYEVASPDGFQRDPELVHRFYNLRRQQLLSGEVHPNPAHLALSKLQEKFNGIVTIITQNVDDLHERSGSRNVIHMHGELLKMRCIETGRSLTIKKDIHATTPCPCCLKEGNLRPHIVWFGERPMHMDKIDTELHSCDLFVAIGTSGHVYPAAMFVDTARERGVQTIEINLESTQISDSFDFHLVGNASVETEKFVEELLT